GATGCTTCACGGCAAACAAAAAAACTGCACCTACAAAGCAAACAGAAGGCTATTCACTCTCGCCAATAAGGAAGGTAAAGTTCTTAAACTTGTATTTCAGGTTTCAAATGATTCAGTGGCCTTCAGGTATATCCTGCCGGAAGCGGAAGGTTCTTACGCTGTGGTAAATAAAGAAAATACAAGCTTTAATTTCCCTTCTGACACCCTTAGCTGGCTGCATCCGATGGCAGAGGCCAAAACAGGCTGGGAGAAAACTCAGCCTTCATACGAAGAACATTATGCCGCCGGAAGACCGGTGGGGGAGGATTCCAAGTATGGTCAGGGCTGGTGTATGCCAGGCCTTTTCAAAACTGCCGATGATAATTGGGCATTAGTTTGCGAGACAGACGTATATAGCGGCTACTGTGCAGCGAGGTTGCTGAAGGCAGATGATAATGGGGCGTATAAGATTGGCTTTCCCCAGCCTGAAGAACACAGAGGCATTGAAGATTCTGTATATCCGAGGCAAGAGCTCCCTCTTAAAACACCATGGCGGGTGATTATTGTAGGCGATGAGCTAGGGGATATTGTGGAGTCAACTGCTGTTGCGGATCTTGCCTCTCCAAGCAGGATTGAGGATACCGGATTTATAAAGCCCGGCCGAGCCGCCTGGCACTGGCTGCGCTATGCAGACTCCAGCTCTAATCTTGAATATGCAAATTCATTTCTTGATTTTGCTGAAAAGATGGGTTGGGAGTATATGCTTATAGATTGCTACTGGGATAATAACATCGGCAGAGAAAAGATGGAAGAGTTTGCGAGAAAAGCAAAATCAAGGGGGGTGAAGGTAATCCTTTGGTACAATTCAAACGGCTTCTGGAATGATGCTCCTATGACCCCGAAGCACAAAATGCATACCAGTTCTGCAAGGCGAAGAGAGTTTGCATGGCTCAAGGAAATAGGAGCTGCAGGCGTTAAGATTGATTTCTTCGGCGGCGATAAACAGGCCACGATGAAGCTCTATCAGGAGATCCTTGAAGACGCTGCCGATTTTGAGATTATGGTTAATTTTCACGGAGCGACTGTTCCCCGCGGCTGGCACCGCACCTACCCGAATATGCTCACCCTTGAATCTGTTAAGGGCATGGAATACTGCACATTTAATCAGGAAAACGCAGACGCTCAGCCGCAGCACTCCTGCATACTGCCATTCACTCGAAATGTTGTTGGGCCTATGGATTTTACGCCGGTTGTATTCAATCCGGAGATTCGCTCTGTGCAGCTGAAAACCACTCTGGGCTTCGAGCTTGCCCTCTCGGTTGTGTTCGAATCCGGCATACAGCATTTTGGGCTTGTGCCGGAAGAATATGATTTGATGCCCGATTACGTTGTTTCTTACCTGCGGGAGGTGCCTGTAAGCTGGGATGAAACTAATTTCATCAAGGGCTATCCGGGCAGGCTCGCTGTAATAGCCCGCAAAAAGGGCCAGAGCTGGTATATAGGCGGAATAAATGGAGAAGCTGAAAAGAAAAACATAAGCATTGACTTATCGTTTATTGATAATCTCGAAGATAAATCAATCAAAATCATAACAGACGGCAAGAATCGAAGCTTTGAATACAGGCAATTATTCGGCAAAAAAATGAAGTCATTAAATGTTAAACTCAAAGCCAACGGCGGTTTCACGGCAGTGTTAGAATAATTATCCTTAAAATATACAAGAGGTAGATATGGTTAGAAGTAGAGAAAAAGTTATGTTCAGATTCATTCTGCTTATCACTGCGGCTTATGGCTCTTTGCTTTTTGCAGATAATCCGATAATTACAGAGAAATACACCGCAGACCCCTCTGCCTTAGTCCATGACGGGAAGGTTTACCTGTACGCAGGCCACGATGAATGTCCGTCAGGAGAGCACAGGTATGTGCTGAATGAGTGGCTCTGCTTCTCTTCAGATGATCTGGTGAACTGGAAAGAGCATCCTGTACCTTTGAAGGCAAACGATTTTGACTGGGCCAGAGGAGATGCTTGGGCATCAGAGGTTGTTCAAAGGGACGGGAAGTTCTACTGGTATGTAACGGTTTCTCACAAAAAGATTCACGGCAAGGCGATTGGTGTTGCCGTTTCAGACAAACCGACAGGACCTTTCAAAGACACGCGGGGTTCGGCTCTGATTACTAACGATATGACCACAGATATTAAGATCTCGTGGGATGATATAGACCCGACTGTATTCGTTGATGACAGCGGACAGGCGTATATGTACTGGGGGAATACGAAGTGCCGCTGGATTAAGCTTAAAGACAATATGATCGAAACAGAAGGAAAAATTCATACGGTTGAAGGTCTGCCGCACTTTACCGAAGCCCCTTGGATACACAAACGGGGCGAATGGTATTATCTTTCCTACGCATATCAGTTCCCCGAGAAAACCGCCTACGCTATGAGCAAATCGATAGAAGGGCCTTGGGAGTACAAGGGTATTCTCAACGAGCTTGCCGGTAACTGCAATACAAATCATCAGGCTATTATAAGCTTCAAGGGCAAAGACTATTTCTTCTACCATACCGGCGGAATCCCCACAAATGGCGGGAGTTTCCGAAGGTCTGTATGCATTGATTATCTCAACTACAATCCCGACGGCACGATGAAAAGAGTGCGGATGACTACAGAAGGGGTTGAACCAGCAAAATGAATTTCATAGAATTATTTTAAAGGAGCATAAAATGAAAAGGTTAGCTTTATATTTGGTTGTTGCTGTGGTTGCTGCAGCAGGGAATTTGTATGCAAAAGAAGGCGTGTTGCAGGGAATGCCCGACCCGGCAGTAATCTCAGACGGGCAAGGTTCATACTATATCTTCGCAACGGGGAAAGGGCTTCCGATTTATCACTCCAATGATCTTGTGGAATGGCAGAAGGTGGGCACTGTGTTTGACAAACCCGTTCCTGCATGGTCAAAAAAGGCAATCCCGCAGACTGAAGGGATATGGGCTCCAGATATTGTGAAGCTCAACGATAAATACTACGTTTATTACAGTGTTTCATCATTCGGCAGCCAGCGGTCTGTGATTGGCGTGGCCAGAAGCGAGGCTCTGAATCCTGATTCATCCGACTACGGCTGGGAAGATCTTGGGCTTGTGATAGACTCCCATCCGGGAAAAGATGATTTCAATGCTATAGACCCTGCTGCCTTTCAGCAGGAAGACGGCAGAGCGTTTATGGTTTGGGGTTCGTTCTGGGGCGGGATCAAGGGTATTGAGATAGACCCCGATACAGGCAAACCGCTTGAGGATAATCCCGAGATCACCACAGTGGCAGCAAGGCCGGACACTCCGGAGATCCCCAACACACCCTCCCATGCGATTGAAGGGGCTTATATGGTGAAGCATAAAGGTATGTATTATATGTTTGTATCGTGGGGGCTATGCTGCGATGGAGCGGAGAGCACATACAGAGTTATGGTTGGGCGGTCGGAAAAACCGCTCGGGCCGTATTTTGATTACGACGGCAAGCAGCTCGCTGAAGGCGGCGGAACTCTCGTTCTTGCAAACAACGACCACTGGCGCGGGCCGGGTCATAATTCCGTGCTTACCACTGAGAAGGGCAGCTGGATGGTTCATCATACATACGATACTTTCCAGCTTGAAAAGCAGAGAATCCTGCAGATTCGCCCGATTTACTGGTGCAAAAGCGGATGGCCTGTTGTTGGGGAGCCGCTGAGCGAGGATAATCCTAAAACTACAAAAGAAGCCAGTCCGTCCCCGGATGATATTATCGGAAGCTGGAGAATGAGCATCAATTACGGCCGGCAGAAGATATACGATTTCCTTCCGGGCGGAAGCATTGCAAACTATGACGATGCGAGCTGGCAGCTTTCAGGGAACATTATCAAAATTAGCTGGCCTTCTGAATATGAGGCTTTAGACAGGTGCATAGTTGAGATGTCCGGAGATTCATTTATCGGCCGAAATCAGTACGGCGATGTAATCCGCGGCATGCAGCTGGAGCATTAAATTATTTGAATGAATGTACGGAAATTTATTCAAAATGGTTGAATTTTTAATTTTTTTAAATTATTTGTCTTAATTTGCTTTTGTGGAGAAACTTAACTACAGAAGATTAAGGGCAGTATATGAAAACGGAATGCAAAAAGACAAGCGATGATTTCCTTGATTTGCTCATACCAAATCAGGTGCGGATATATGCTTACATCCTCAGTATGGTTAGAAATTACCACGATGCGGACGATGTTCTGCAGGATACAGTGAAGACCATGTTCGAAAAGTATGAGGATTCTAAGCCGATAGACAATTTTGTGGCATGGGGGATTCAGATTGCTTATTTTAAGATACTGGATTTTAGAAAGAAAAAGGCCAATACCCGTGTGCAGTATGATCAGCAGCTTTTTGACAAATTTTCTGATATGGTAGAGCAGAATCAGACGAAAGATGAGGGGATGGAAAGGCTTGAAAACTGCATAAGAAAGCTCAATTCCCGTTCAAGGAAAATGGTGGAGCTGAGATACTATCAGGATTTCAAGCCAAGGCAGATTTCATCTCTTCTTGGTTTGTCAGTAACGAATGTGTATAAGATTATGAGCAGAATACACGGCAAGCTGCTTGCTTGTTTGAAGGCTGCTCCAGCAGATTAAAGATATGAATAAATACCTGAAAAGTGAAATTGATCAGCTTCTGTATTTAGCTCTGGAAGACAAAGCCTCCCCTGAGCAGGCAGAGCGCCTAAACAGTCTTATGGCCGGCAGCGAAGAGGTGATGAGCTATGTTGCTGATTATTATTCGCTTGCTGCACGCTTAAAAAAAAGCAATGCGATTGCTTTGGCTTCCTTGAACAGCCCTGAAGAAACGAATGAGCTGTTCAACGTGCTTGAGGAGCTTGCAGCGCAGGAGCAGCTCGCCCCGAAGGTTGAGCATTGCAGGGAATGTGAATGCAGGACAAAGGAAAATCCCGAAAAATTTAAGCCGGTAGCAGGGGCTCAGAGAGTGAATAAATTTATGCTCGTCTCAACAGCCGCATCTGTTGCTGCTCTTTTGCTGATAATTTTGTACGCCCAGCTTTTACCTGCAAAGCAGCCGGTGGCGAAACTGAAGGACTCTATCAACGCGGAATGGCAGGGCTCACGCCGAAATTTTGAGACAGGCGATGTGTTTACTAATTCAGCAGAACCGATAATTCTCAAAGAAGGCTATGCTGAGATTGAATTTGATTACGGGGCATCAGTGGTGATTGAAGCGCCGAGCGAATTTTACTGCAAATCGGATAATCAGATCTACATCGAATCCGGCAGCCTCTATGCCAGAGTGCCCTCGGAGGCGGTTGGGTTCACCGTTGATACCGCAACCTCAAGGATCGTAGATTTAGGCACGGAATTCGGGGTTCAGGCAGTCGGCGACACGCAGCTTCACGTACACAAGGGCAGAACAAGGCTTCTCGCAGGCGAAAAAAACAGCAGGCAAACTTTTTCTGTCGTCCAGGGCCATGCCAAAAGGGTGGTGTCATCTTTTGGTAAGGTTAAGGATATTGAGCTTAGCAGGGATATGTTTGTAAAGCAGATCAATTCCAAAACAAACCTGATTCGCAGGGGACAGGATTATGTGGGTATGGCGGATTTGGTTTCCGGCGGTAACGGTTTCGGTACGGGCATTGAAGGTGTTGAGCTGAATCCGGTAAAAGCGGAGTTTGATGCTGAAATTTTGGCAAAAGACCGAACTTCAGACAACAAATTCAGGAGCGTGGAAAGTCCGTTCATTGATGGGGTGTTTGTTCCGAATGGAACTAAGAGCCAGATTATTTCTTCTTCCGGTCATCTCTTCAAAGAGTGCCCTGAAACTATGGGAAATTACTACGTGGGGATAACTGAACACTTAAACCTCCTTGACGGCCGGCCTATTGAATTGGACGGCGTTGATTACGGAAAAAGCGATAATTCTTCTATATTTATGCACGCCAACATCGGGATAACCTTCGATCTTGACGCCCTGCGCAGTCAGCTTAAGGGGGCAGAGATTGAATCGTTCAGCTCTGAAATAGGAATTTGCAATTCGTCATGGCAGCAGTGCAACGCAGATTTCTGGGTGCTGATAGACGGCGAGCTCAAATACAGCAAAACAAACGTTACAACAAAAGGTGCAGTTGATTCTTTGAACATCAAAATAAATCCTGAAAACCGCTTCCTCACAATCGTTACCACCGACGGGGGTGACCCGGAGGTAGTGTATAGAGAAGGTGAGCCGATTTACAGCATCCAAAGCGACTGGTGTATTTTTGCAGAACCGAAGATATTTTTAGAATAAATAAATTTTGAAAGAGAGGTGCTTAACGGTAAATGTTTAGTAAAAGAGAAAAGGTTATGAACAAAATGGCGGATGTCCTTTTGGTGGATATTCGGAAAAGTAAAAATTATATGTTATGTTTTTAGGAGATTCTATTGTGAACAGATTAAACTTAATTCTAATGATCTTGCTGGCACTTATAGTGTCAACAAAGTCATCAGCAGCAGTGAATCACCGCTACACCTTCAACGAAAATGCTGATGATGTGGTCGGTGGTCTTACCAGCACCCTTGTAGGGGATGCTTATGTATCCGGCGGCGAGCTGCTTTTAGACGGTACAGACGACTGGCTTGAGATGGATGCAGCAGGCATTGCTGCAAACACCTATTCAGAGCTAACTATGGAGATGTGGTACACTCCGACAGCCGGCGGGAACACAGGCTACACAATACTTTCATATCTGGGCGGTAATAATCCTGATTCTACATGGATGGGCATAAATTACTTCTTTATGTCGTCAGCCCGGGAAGATGATGTAAGCAGGGCAGCTATCTGTACTAACAACACAGGCGACCCATGGGCTACGGAAACCGGTGTGAACGGTACGGAATATGATGACGGCGTCGAGCATCATATGATTGCCTCTGTGGACGATGAGCAGATTTATTTCTATCTTGATGGAGAGATGGTTGGAACGGCTGAGCTTTCCGAAGACAACAATCTCAGCGATATTTCAAATGAGCTTGCCTATCTTGGCAAAGGCGGATATCTGAACGACCCCGAATGGTACGGCTCTATAAATGAATTCCGCATTTACGACAAGGTGCTCAATCCGAATGAAGCAGCTTATACAAACCTCACAGGGCCTGAGAGCCTTGCGGGTATTGTGATCAGAAGCTCTGTGCCTGAATACGGCCAAGATCTGGTTCCTCTGGATCAGACTCTCACATGGACCCCGGAATCTTCAGTTACAGTTGACCACTATAACGTATATTTCGGTGATGACCCGAATATCGCAGATCCAGCAATCAGCGACGTATCTTCATACGACCAGCTCGGTTCAACCGCAGGTAAGAACCTTGCAACGGCTCAGTACACTCCTTACAACGACATCACAATCGAAAACTCTACGGATTACTATTGGAGAATTGATACGGTAGCAGCGGATTCAACGGTGTATCAAGGTGCGGGAAGAATGTACACTACTGTACCTGCTTCTCCTGTGCTGAGTGATGTTTCGCCGCAGTATCAGCTTGCTGCCAGCGACGGAAGCGAAGATGCAGTGTTCTCTGTTACGGAAATGAGCGATGTTGAAGGCGTGAGCTATCAGTGGTATAAAGTTGGCGAAACTGAAGATGTTATGCTCTCTGATGACACGGTGTACAGCGGCACATCCACAGATACTCTTACAATAACTGGTGTTACACCTGCTGAAGAAGGCTACTACTACTGCACTGCGGAGAATTATGCCGGTTCTGATACAAGTGAAGAAGCTCCCGGACGCCTTGTTACACGCAGGCTCGTTCACCATTATCCGCTCGAAACAATCAATATCGACGGGGAAACCAGAACTTCTCCGGATGTCGCTGGCGGGGCAGATATGTCTATCCTCAGCGAGGCAAATGATTCAGACGACGGACTCGACTTCCCTGTAACAGATCCGAACGTGGTTAATGCTAATATTGGTCAGTACAGCGTTTACTTCAACAACAGCGACAGCGAAGACCCGAACAACGCATACGGACAGTATGCAACGCTTCCGGAAGGCATTGCAAACTATGAAGATATTACCATTTCTGCATGGGTTTACCGCAACGGAGGCGATGAATGGCAGCGTATTTTCGGATTTGGAAATGACACCTCCACCTATATGTATATGTCTCCTGATGCCGGAGGGGATCCCGGAGTTCGTTTTGTAATTAATGACGGCACAAGCGAGGCGGTTATGGAAACCTCAACCTGGATTACTTCAGGCCAGTGGCATCATGTTGCCGTAACACTCGGCGGAGATACCGGCAGACTGTATCTTGATGGTGAACAGGTTGTGATGAATGAATCTATGGCTCCTAATCCAAATACATTCAATCCATCTAATAATCTCATCGGCGACAGCCAGTGGGAAGCTGATCCGTACTACAACGGCCTCATGGACGATTTCAGGATCTATTCCTACGCGCTCACTCCAACAGAGATCGCTCAGCTTTACACAGACATAAAAACTGATGAGTATATTTGTGTTTCTGATGAGAACAATCCGATCAGCTACGATGTAAACGGCGACTGCCGAGTGGATCTAACTGATATGATAGAAGTTATGAGTGCATGGCTGGATTGCGGACGTATTAGCGAAGACGCTTGTTCTTGGTCTTACTAATGCTGGTTAAATTAACGTTAATAATATAACAGGAGAGCTTGTTATGAGAAATATGAAAATTACATTATTGATTACATTGGCAATGGTTATAGCACTGCCTGTATCGGCAGCAACGATTGCCCATTGGGATTTTGAAGACGGCGTTGCCGGCGAGCCTTTCACGCCGGAAGGCGTTGCCAGCGGCTCCGGTTATTCTGCCGATTTAGTCGCCGGCTATCCTATGTACGGCTGGGACAGCTATTATGGCGCGTCCTATTCTGATCTAACACCTTCTGGTGAAGGCCTCAGTATGAACGTTGATGCCAATCATCAGGACGGCTATGCAGGAGCCGAGGCGCTCACTACTTGGTCGCCAA
This window of the Sedimentisphaera salicampi genome carries:
- a CDS encoding glycoside hydrolase family 97 protein produces the protein MTRKSVITALLIHLSFSSAVFSAERLSSPDGKLDISFSLNDKGAACYTVEYAGKEVLEPSEFGILCEGQPFYSDFKLESASGVQEVSQQYQMLHGKQKNCTYKANRRLFTLANKEGKVLKLVFQVSNDSVAFRYILPEAEGSYAVVNKENTSFNFPSDTLSWLHPMAEAKTGWEKTQPSYEEHYAAGRPVGEDSKYGQGWCMPGLFKTADDNWALVCETDVYSGYCAARLLKADDNGAYKIGFPQPEEHRGIEDSVYPRQELPLKTPWRVIIVGDELGDIVESTAVADLASPSRIEDTGFIKPGRAAWHWLRYADSSSNLEYANSFLDFAEKMGWEYMLIDCYWDNNIGREKMEEFARKAKSRGVKVILWYNSNGFWNDAPMTPKHKMHTSSARRREFAWLKEIGAAGVKIDFFGGDKQATMKLYQEILEDAADFEIMVNFHGATVPRGWHRTYPNMLTLESVKGMEYCTFNQENADAQPQHSCILPFTRNVVGPMDFTPVVFNPEIRSVQLKTTLGFELALSVVFESGIQHFGLVPEEYDLMPDYVVSYLREVPVSWDETNFIKGYPGRLAVIARKKGQSWYIGGINGEAEKKNISIDLSFIDNLEDKSIKIITDGKNRSFEYRQLFGKKMKSLNVKLKANGGFTAVLE
- a CDS encoding glycoside hydrolase family 43 protein encodes the protein MFRFILLITAAYGSLLFADNPIITEKYTADPSALVHDGKVYLYAGHDECPSGEHRYVLNEWLCFSSDDLVNWKEHPVPLKANDFDWARGDAWASEVVQRDGKFYWYVTVSHKKIHGKAIGVAVSDKPTGPFKDTRGSALITNDMTTDIKISWDDIDPTVFVDDSGQAYMYWGNTKCRWIKLKDNMIETEGKIHTVEGLPHFTEAPWIHKRGEWYYLSYAYQFPEKTAYAMSKSIEGPWEYKGILNELAGNCNTNHQAIISFKGKDYFFYHTGGIPTNGGSFRRSVCIDYLNYNPDGTMKRVRMTTEGVEPAK
- a CDS encoding arabinan endo-1,5-alpha-L-arabinosidase, with amino-acid sequence MKRLALYLVVAVVAAAGNLYAKEGVLQGMPDPAVISDGQGSYYIFATGKGLPIYHSNDLVEWQKVGTVFDKPVPAWSKKAIPQTEGIWAPDIVKLNDKYYVYYSVSSFGSQRSVIGVARSEALNPDSSDYGWEDLGLVIDSHPGKDDFNAIDPAAFQQEDGRAFMVWGSFWGGIKGIEIDPDTGKPLEDNPEITTVAARPDTPEIPNTPSHAIEGAYMVKHKGMYYMFVSWGLCCDGAESTYRVMVGRSEKPLGPYFDYDGKQLAEGGGTLVLANNDHWRGPGHNSVLTTEKGSWMVHHTYDTFQLEKQRILQIRPIYWCKSGWPVVGEPLSEDNPKTTKEASPSPDDIIGSWRMSINYGRQKIYDFLPGGSIANYDDASWQLSGNIIKISWPSEYEALDRCIVEMSGDSFIGRNQYGDVIRGMQLEH
- a CDS encoding sigma-70 family RNA polymerase sigma factor — translated: MKTECKKTSDDFLDLLIPNQVRIYAYILSMVRNYHDADDVLQDTVKTMFEKYEDSKPIDNFVAWGIQIAYFKILDFRKKKANTRVQYDQQLFDKFSDMVEQNQTKDEGMERLENCIRKLNSRSRKMVELRYYQDFKPRQISSLLGLSVTNVYKIMSRIHGKLLACLKAAPAD
- a CDS encoding NPCBM/NEW2 domain-containing protein; the encoded protein is MNKYLKSEIDQLLYLALEDKASPEQAERLNSLMAGSEEVMSYVADYYSLAARLKKSNAIALASLNSPEETNELFNVLEELAAQEQLAPKVEHCRECECRTKENPEKFKPVAGAQRVNKFMLVSTAASVAALLLIILYAQLLPAKQPVAKLKDSINAEWQGSRRNFETGDVFTNSAEPIILKEGYAEIEFDYGASVVIEAPSEFYCKSDNQIYIESGSLYARVPSEAVGFTVDTATSRIVDLGTEFGVQAVGDTQLHVHKGRTRLLAGEKNSRQTFSVVQGHAKRVVSSFGKVKDIELSRDMFVKQINSKTNLIRRGQDYVGMADLVSGGNGFGTGIEGVELNPVKAEFDAEILAKDRTSDNKFRSVESPFIDGVFVPNGTKSQIISSSGHLFKECPETMGNYYVGITEHLNLLDGRPIELDGVDYGKSDNSSIFMHANIGITFDLDALRSQLKGAEIESFSSEIGICNSSWQQCNADFWVLIDGELKYSKTNVTTKGAVDSLNIKINPENRFLTIVTTDGGDPEVVYREGEPIYSIQSDWCIFAEPKIFLE
- a CDS encoding LamG-like jellyroll fold domain-containing protein, which produces MNRLNLILMILLALIVSTKSSAAVNHRYTFNENADDVVGGLTSTLVGDAYVSGGELLLDGTDDWLEMDAAGIAANTYSELTMEMWYTPTAGGNTGYTILSYLGGNNPDSTWMGINYFFMSSAREDDVSRAAICTNNTGDPWATETGVNGTEYDDGVEHHMIASVDDEQIYFYLDGEMVGTAELSEDNNLSDISNELAYLGKGGYLNDPEWYGSINEFRIYDKVLNPNEAAYTNLTGPESLAGIVIRSSVPEYGQDLVPLDQTLTWTPESSVTVDHYNVYFGDDPNIADPAISDVSSYDQLGSTAGKNLATAQYTPYNDITIENSTDYYWRIDTVAADSTVYQGAGRMYTTVPASPVLSDVSPQYQLAASDGSEDAVFSVTEMSDVEGVSYQWYKVGETEDVMLSDDTVYSGTSTDTLTITGVTPAEEGYYYCTAENYAGSDTSEEAPGRLVTRRLVHHYPLETINIDGETRTSPDVAGGADMSILSEANDSDDGLDFPVTDPNVVNANIGQYSVYFNNSDSEDPNNAYGQYATLPEGIANYEDITISAWVYRNGGDEWQRIFGFGNDTSTYMYMSPDAGGDPGVRFVINDGTSEAVMETSTWITSGQWHHVAVTLGGDTGRLYLDGEQVVMNESMAPNPNTFNPSNNLIGDSQWEADPYYNGLMDDFRIYSYALTPTEIAQLYTDIKTDEYICVSDENNPISYDVNGDCRVDLTDMIEVMSAWLDCGRISEDACSWSY